Proteins encoded within one genomic window of Spirochaeta cellobiosiphila DSM 17781:
- a CDS encoding 2-phosphosulfolactate phosphatase codes for MKVNIYNPTDDPEGINGFTIVVDVFRAFSMSYYVWENNPSSYLLATSIEDAFALSKQYENSILIGERQGIMIEGFDYGNSPTDIQGKSFIGKTIIHTTTAGTKGVSVQKPTNHVVVGSFVNMGALLKLIRESKLDIVNIYCTGTTVDDSCIEDYLFAEYMKSKLLGQSVDYEEVMTFLRNSSGQKFIKNPVGPYSDFLYCLDVNRFNYVLERQFSNDQVICLNKKS; via the coding sequence ATGAAAGTAAACATATACAATCCCACCGATGATCCCGAAGGCATTAATGGTTTTACTATTGTCGTTGATGTGTTCCGGGCTTTTTCTATGTCTTACTATGTCTGGGAGAATAATCCCAGTAGCTATTTATTAGCCACGTCAATAGAGGATGCCTTTGCCTTATCTAAGCAATATGAGAATTCTATTCTTATTGGAGAACGGCAGGGGATTATGATTGAAGGCTTTGATTATGGTAATTCTCCTACTGATATACAAGGTAAATCCTTTATTGGGAAGACTATAATTCATACAACAACGGCAGGAACAAAAGGGGTCAGTGTTCAGAAGCCCACTAACCATGTTGTGGTAGGAAGTTTTGTTAATATGGGTGCTTTACTCAAATTAATTAGGGAATCCAAACTTGATATTGTTAATATTTATTGCACAGGAACAACTGTGGATGATTCTTGTATTGAAGATTATCTCTTTGCTGAGTATATGAAAAGTAAGCTTCTGGGACAGTCAGTAGATTATGAAGAAGTTATGACATTCTTAAGAAATAGTAGTGGACAGAAGTTTATTAAAAATCCTGTTGGACCTTATAGCGATTTTCTATATTGCCTTGATGTGAATCGTTTTAACTATGTTTTGGAGAGGCAGTTTTCTAATGATCAAGTTATCTGTCTTAATAAGAAATCTTAG